Proteins found in one Pseudomonas sp. P8_241 genomic segment:
- a CDS encoding uracil-xanthine permease family protein, with protein MQPETPSQSDLIYGLDDRPKPAAALLAALQHVLASFVGIITPPLVIGSALGLTAHLPYLISMALMVSGVGTFIQARRPFGIGAGMICLQGTSFAFLGAVLSAGFLVKQRGGSPEDILAMIFGVCFFGALVQIVLSRFIGQLRRVITPLVTGIVITLIGISLIKVGITDLGGGFNAPDFGAPGNLALGLFVLLTIILLNRSNTPWIRLSAIIIGLALGSLAAWFSGKLVPQPLPDLPLVSLATPFKFGFSFDWSAFLPVALIYLISTIETVGDLTANCMLARQPISGPSYIKRLKGGVLGDGVSCLIAATFSAFPNTTFAQNNGVIQLTGVASRYVGLYIGVLLFCLGLFPLIGAVLQQIPKPVLGGATLVMFGSVAAAGVRILAQAPLDRRSMLIIATSFGVGLGIAAQPNLLHLLPKVVQNLFDSAITSGGLTAILMCVLLPESKADTRANSHEPIEQV; from the coding sequence ATGCAGCCAGAAACTCCAAGCCAAAGTGATCTGATCTACGGCCTCGACGATCGCCCAAAACCAGCCGCCGCCCTCCTCGCCGCCCTCCAGCATGTCCTCGCCAGTTTCGTCGGCATCATTACGCCGCCGCTGGTGATCGGCTCAGCCTTGGGTTTGACCGCTCATCTGCCTTACCTGATCAGCATGGCGCTGATGGTCTCCGGGGTCGGCACCTTCATACAGGCACGTAGGCCTTTTGGTATTGGCGCCGGAATGATCTGCCTGCAAGGCACCAGTTTTGCGTTTTTGGGTGCAGTGTTGTCCGCCGGGTTTCTGGTCAAGCAACGAGGTGGAAGTCCGGAAGACATTCTGGCGATGATCTTCGGCGTGTGCTTCTTCGGTGCATTGGTGCAAATCGTGCTCAGTCGCTTTATCGGGCAACTTCGCCGGGTGATCACACCGTTGGTGACCGGTATCGTCATTACCCTGATCGGCATCAGCCTGATCAAGGTCGGCATTACCGACCTGGGGGGAGGCTTCAATGCGCCGGACTTTGGTGCGCCGGGCAATCTGGCCCTGGGCCTGTTCGTGCTGCTGACGATTATTTTGCTGAACCGCTCGAACACGCCGTGGATTCGCCTGTCCGCCATCATCATCGGGCTCGCGCTGGGTAGCCTGGCAGCCTGGTTCAGTGGAAAACTGGTCCCGCAGCCCTTGCCCGACCTGCCGCTGGTCAGCCTTGCGACGCCCTTCAAGTTCGGCTTCAGTTTCGACTGGAGCGCGTTCCTGCCGGTGGCGTTGATTTACCTGATCAGCACCATTGAAACCGTCGGCGACCTCACCGCCAACTGCATGCTTGCCCGACAACCCATCAGCGGCCCGTCCTATATCAAGCGACTCAAGGGCGGCGTGCTGGGCGACGGCGTCAGCTGCCTGATCGCCGCGACGTTCAGCGCGTTCCCCAACACCACATTTGCACAAAACAATGGCGTGATCCAATTGACCGGCGTCGCCAGCCGCTACGTCGGCCTGTACATCGGCGTGCTGCTGTTTTGTCTCGGGCTATTTCCGTTGATTGGTGCGGTGTTGCAACAAATTCCGAAGCCCGTACTCGGCGGTGCCACGCTGGTGATGTTCGGCAGTGTCGCGGCGGCCGGTGTGCGCATCCTCGCCCAGGCGCCACTGGATCGGCGCAGCATGCTGATCATCGCCACTTCGTTCGGCGTCGGCCTGGGCATTGCAGCACAACCAAACTTGCTGCACTTGTTGCCAAAAGTGGTGCAAAACCTTTTCGACTCGGCCATTACCAGCGGCGGTCTGACCGCAATCCTGATGTGCGTGTTGCTACCGGAGTCGAAAGCCGATACACGTGCGAACAGTCACGAACCGATCGAGCAGGTATAA
- a CDS encoding LysR family transcriptional regulator gives MSSRRPDPLAQVSDFDIRLLRIFRSVVECGGFSAAETVLGIGRSAISQQMSDLEQRLGLRLCQRGRAGFSLTEEGREVYQSALQLLSALESFRTEVNGLHQHLRGELTIGLTDNLVTLPHMRITHALAQLKERGPDVQIQIRMIAPNEVEQGVLDGRLHVGVVPQASALSGLEYQPLYSERSLLYCAVGHPLFYVDDRQLDDSRLNSQDAIAPTFRLPADIQAHYQALNCTASASDREGMAFLILTGRYIGYLPDHYAALWVQQGRLRALKPKARFYDLSLASVTRKGRRPHLVLESFLESLAATR, from the coding sequence ATGTCCAGTCGCCGACCCGATCCTCTGGCGCAAGTCAGCGACTTTGATATCCGCCTGTTGCGGATCTTTCGCAGCGTCGTCGAGTGCGGTGGTTTCTCCGCGGCCGAGACAGTGCTCGGCATCGGTCGCTCAGCGATCAGCCAGCAAATGAGCGATCTGGAGCAGAGACTCGGTTTGCGCCTATGCCAGCGTGGACGGGCCGGCTTCTCCCTGACTGAAGAAGGCCGCGAGGTCTATCAATCGGCCTTGCAGCTATTGAGTGCGCTGGAAAGTTTCCGCACCGAGGTCAATGGACTGCACCAACACTTGCGCGGCGAGTTGACGATCGGCCTGACCGACAACCTCGTCACCCTGCCCCACATGCGCATCACCCACGCCCTTGCACAACTGAAAGAACGTGGCCCGGACGTACAGATTCAGATCCGCATGATCGCGCCCAATGAAGTTGAACAAGGCGTGCTCGACGGTCGCTTGCATGTCGGCGTGGTGCCCCAGGCCAGTGCGCTGTCTGGCCTGGAGTATCAGCCGTTATATAGCGAGCGCTCGCTGTTGTATTGCGCCGTCGGCCATCCGCTGTTTTATGTTGATGACAGACAACTGGACGACTCGCGCCTGAACAGCCAGGACGCCATCGCGCCGACCTTTCGGTTGCCGGCGGACATCCAGGCCCACTATCAGGCGCTCAACTGCACCGCCAGCGCTTCGGACCGCGAGGGCATGGCGTTCCTGATTCTGACCGGGCGTTACATTGGTTATCTGCCGGACCATTACGCTGCACTTTGGGTACAACAAGGTCGCCTGCGTGCGCTGAAACCCAAGGCGCGGTTCTATGACCTGAGCCTCGCCTCGGTCACGCGCAAGGGTCGCCGCCCTCATTTGGTGCTGGAAAGCTTTCTGGAGAGCCTGGCCGCGACGCGATAG
- a CDS encoding aspartate aminotransferase family protein, producing the protein MNLPENAPTSLASQLKLDAHWMPYTANRNFQRDPRLIVGAEGSWLIDDKGRKVYDSLSGLWTCGAGHTRKEIQDAVAKQLGTLDYSPGFQYGHPLSFQLAEKITDLTPGNLNHVFFTDSGSECADTAVKMVRAYWRLKGQSTKTKMIGRARGYHGVNIAGTSLGGVNGNRKLFGQAMMDVDHLPHTLLASNAYSRGMPEQGGIALADELLKLIELHDASNIAAVFVEPLAGSAGVLVPPQGYLKRLREICDQHNILLVFDEVITGFGRTGNMFGADTFGVTPDLMCIAKQVTNGAIPMGAVIASSEIYQTFMNQATPEYAVEFPHGYTYSAHPVACAAGLAALDLLQKENLVQSVAEVAPHFENALHGLKGTKNIIDIRNFGLAGAIQIAPRDGDAIVRPFEAGMALWKAGFYVRFGGDTLQFGPTFNSKPQDLDRLFDAVGEVLSKID; encoded by the coding sequence ATGAACTTGCCCGAAAACGCACCGACTTCTCTGGCCAGCCAGCTCAAGCTCGATGCTCACTGGATGCCGTACACCGCCAACCGCAACTTCCAGCGCGATCCGCGCTTGATCGTTGGTGCTGAAGGCAGCTGGCTGATCGACGACAAGGGGCGCAAGGTTTATGACTCGCTGTCCGGTCTGTGGACCTGCGGCGCCGGGCACACCCGCAAGGAAATCCAGGACGCGGTCGCCAAGCAACTGGGCACCCTCGATTACTCGCCAGGCTTCCAGTACGGCCATCCGCTGTCGTTCCAGCTGGCTGAGAAAATCACCGACCTGACGCCGGGCAATCTGAATCACGTGTTCTTCACCGACTCGGGTTCCGAGTGCGCCGACACCGCCGTGAAAATGGTGCGTGCCTACTGGCGACTGAAAGGCCAGTCGACCAAGACCAAAATGATCGGCCGTGCCCGTGGCTACCACGGTGTGAACATCGCCGGCACGAGCCTCGGCGGCGTGAACGGCAACCGCAAGCTGTTCGGTCAGGCGATGATGGATGTCGACCACTTGCCGCACACTTTGCTGGCAAGCAACGCTTACTCCCGTGGCATGCCGGAGCAGGGTGGTATCGCCCTGGCCGACGAACTACTGAAGCTGATCGAACTGCACGATGCGTCGAACATCGCCGCCGTGTTCGTTGAGCCGCTGGCCGGTTCCGCTGGCGTACTGGTTCCGCCACAGGGTTACCTCAAGCGTCTGCGCGAGATCTGCGATCAGCACAACATACTGCTGGTGTTCGACGAAGTGATCACCGGTTTCGGCCGTACCGGCAACATGTTCGGTGCCGACACCTTTGGCGTGACTCCGGACCTGATGTGCATCGCCAAGCAAGTCACCAACGGCGCGATCCCGATGGGCGCGGTGATTGCCAGCTCCGAGATCTACCAGACCTTCATGAACCAGGCGACGCCTGAGTACGCAGTGGAATTCCCTCACGGTTATACCTACTCCGCACACCCGGTGGCTTGCGCCGCGGGCCTGGCAGCACTCGATCTGCTGCAGAAGGAAAACCTGGTGCAGAGCGTGGCCGAAGTCGCACCGCATTTCGAAAATGCGCTGCATGGCCTGAAGGGCACCAAGAACATCATCGACATCCGCAACTTCGGCCTGGCTGGCGCGATTCAGATCGCCCCTCGTGACGGCGACGCGATCGTGCGTCCGTTCGAAGCCGGCATGGCGCTGTGGAAAGCCGGGTTCTACGTTCGCTTCGGTGGCGACACCCTGCAGTTCGGCCCAACCTTCAACAGCAAGCCGCAGGACCTGGATCGTCTGTTCGACGCGGTCGGCGAAGTGCTGAGCAAGATCGACTGA
- a CDS encoding CoA-acylating methylmalonate-semialdehyde dehydrogenase, with protein sequence MSVIPHLINGELVTENGRAVDVFNPSTGQAIHKLPLATRETIQSAIDAAKAAFPAWRNTPPAKRAQVMFRFKQLLEQNEARISQLISEEHGKTLEDAAGELKRGIENVEFACAAPEILKGEYSRNVGPNIDAWSDFQPLGVVAGITPFNFPAMVPLWMYPLAIVCGNCFILKPSERDPSSTLLIAQLLIEAGLPKGVLSVVHGDKTAVDALIEAPEVKALSFVGSTPIAEYIYSEGTKRGKRVQALGGAKNHAVLMPDADLDNAVSALMGAAYGSCGERCMAISVAVCVGDQVADALVAKLVPQIQALKIGAGTSCGLDMGPLVTGQARDKVSGYVEDGVAAGATLVVDGRGLTVAGHEDGFFLGGCLFDNVTPEMRIYKEEIFGPVLCVVRVNSLEEAMQLINDHEYGNGTCIFTRDGEAARLFCDEIEVGMVGVNVPLPVPVAYHSFGGWKRSLFGDLHAYGPDGVRFYTRRKAITQRWPQRASHEASQFAFPSL encoded by the coding sequence ATGAGCGTTATTCCGCATTTGATCAATGGCGAACTGGTGACCGAGAACGGTCGCGCAGTGGATGTGTTCAACCCGTCTACCGGTCAGGCAATCCACAAGTTGCCACTGGCGACCCGCGAAACCATCCAGAGCGCCATCGACGCCGCCAAGGCAGCATTTCCGGCCTGGCGCAACACCCCGCCGGCGAAGCGCGCCCAAGTGATGTTCCGCTTCAAGCAACTGCTGGAGCAGAACGAAGCTCGCATCTCGCAATTGATCAGTGAAGAGCACGGCAAGACCCTGGAAGATGCGGCCGGTGAACTCAAACGCGGTATCGAGAACGTCGAGTTCGCTTGCGCTGCACCGGAAATCCTCAAGGGCGAATACAGCCGTAACGTCGGCCCGAACATCGATGCCTGGTCGGACTTCCAGCCGCTGGGCGTGGTCGCCGGTATCACGCCGTTCAACTTCCCGGCCATGGTGCCGTTGTGGATGTACCCGCTGGCGATCGTTTGCGGCAACTGCTTCATCCTCAAGCCATCCGAACGTGACCCGAGTTCGACGCTGTTGATCGCCCAACTGTTGATCGAAGCCGGCTTGCCGAAAGGCGTGCTGAGCGTGGTGCACGGTGACAAGACTGCGGTGGACGCATTGATCGAAGCGCCGGAAGTCAAAGCGTTGAGCTTTGTTGGCTCGACGCCGATTGCCGAGTACATCTATTCCGAAGGCACCAAGCGCGGCAAACGCGTTCAGGCTTTGGGTGGGGCGAAGAACCATGCGGTGCTGATGCCGGATGCGGATCTGGATAACGCCGTCAGCGCACTGATGGGCGCGGCTTACGGCTCTTGCGGCGAGCGCTGCATGGCGATCTCGGTTGCCGTGTGCGTGGGCGATCAAGTGGCTGATGCGCTGGTGGCCAAGCTGGTTCCGCAAATCCAGGCGCTGAAAATCGGTGCCGGTACCTCCTGCGGTCTGGACATGGGCCCTCTGGTCACTGGTCAGGCTCGCGACAAAGTCAGCGGTTATGTAGAAGACGGCGTAGCTGCCGGCGCGACACTGGTCGTAGACGGTCGTGGTCTGACCGTCGCGGGTCACGAGGACGGCTTCTTCCTGGGTGGTTGCCTGTTCGACAATGTGACGCCAGAAATGCGCATCTATAAAGAAGAGATCTTCGGGCCGGTGCTGTGTGTTGTCCGGGTCAATAGCCTGGAAGAAGCCATGCAACTGATCAACGATCATGAATATGGCAACGGCACTTGCATCTTCACCCGTGACGGCGAAGCCGCACGGTTGTTCTGCGACGAGATCGAAGTCGGTATGGTGGGTGTCAACGTACCGCTGCCAGTGCCAGTGGCTTACCACAGCTTTGGCGGTTGGAAGCGCTCGCTGTTCGGCGACTTGCATGCGTACGGTCCGGATGGCGTGCGTTTCTATACCCGCCGCAAGGCTATTACCCAGCGCTGGCCGCAGCGTGCAAGCCATGAAGCTTCGCAGTTCGCGTTCCCTAGCTTGTAA